From Argopecten irradians isolate NY chromosome 2, Ai_NY, whole genome shotgun sequence, the proteins below share one genomic window:
- the LOC138313364 gene encoding uncharacterized protein, with product MSSSSFINSVRRFYAIRGKVAEFRSDRGTNFVGAISDLDATAIFIEDLNIKEFLRESGTIWKFNPPHASHFGGSWERMIGVARRILDSMFLNNNRNLTHEVLSTFMAEVTAIINARPLIPVSTDVDEPLILSPATLLTQKTGSRIESFEYFNQKDMLRSQWKHVQVLAEQFWSRWRKEFLPVLQGQEEVESRVSQP from the coding sequence ATGAGCTCATCATCGTTTATAAACTCTGTGAGAAGATTCTACGCCATTAGAGGAAAAGTTGCAGAGTTCCGTTCTGATAGGGGAACCAATTTTGTTGGGGCAATCTCGGACCTTGACGCTACAGCAATCTTCATAGAAGACCTAAACATCAAGGAATTTCTCCGTGAATCTGGTACCATCTGGAAATTTAATCCTCCCCACGCCTCACACTTTGGAGGCTCCTGGGAAAGGATGATTGGCGTTGCACGACGCATACTAGACTCCATGTTCCTCAACAACAATCGTAACCTCACGCACGAAGTCTTGTCGACATTTATGGCAGAAGTAACAGCGATCATCAACGCGCGACCATTGATTCCTGTTTCAACAGATGTAGATGAACCATTAATCTTATCTCCAGCAACCCTTTTGACACAGAAAACAGGAAGTCGGATCGAGtcgtttgaatattttaacCAGAAAGACATGCTTAGATCACAGTGGAAGCATGTGCAGGTGCTCGCTGAGCAGTTCTGGAGTCGATGGCGAAAGGAGTTTCTACCTGTGTTACAGGGCCAGGAGGAAGTGGAATCACGAGTCTCGCAACCTTGA
- the LOC138314114 gene encoding ganglioside-induced differentiation-associated protein 1-like — protein MAQVKAKSNRFTLYYFPTSFSSQKVLLAFYEKEVTFKPKLVSLFSGQHNAPWYVKLNPEGAHIPVLKDGNTIITEPERIIDYIDSKLESSVPKLIPDQESLLGKKVAKLRKRLQLVEVDIITYGIIYHPHLSTAGCQIQGAVMRSMRENFANRLAVLTDLAAKHPALRDSYLMKSQTAAQKFDVITDAAQVQRHLEELQITMDTVEQQIKSVKEASPDIADDLWLFGPMYTVADISLTVLLSRLALLGLDKTYFSQDKHPYTHNYYNQVKQRLTYQMIQKEIANLRMTLLWENLKTASPYIAGVICLGTAAAIAYSVYKKWND, from the exons ATGGCACAAGTAAAAGCAAAGTCAAACAGATTTACTCTATACTATTTCCCGACGTCATTTTCATCGCAAAAG GTACTGCTTGCGTTTTATGAAAAGGAGGTTACATTCAAACCCAAACTGGTCAGTTTATTTTCTGGTCAACACAATGCACCATGGTATGTGAAGTTGAATCCCGAGGGAGCCCACATTCCTGTCCTTAAAGATGGAAACACAATTATCACTGAACCAGAAAGAATTATTGACTACATTGACAGTAAATTGGAATCTTCAG TTCCAAAACTGATTCCAGACCAGGAGTCATTGCTGGGAAAGAAGGTTGCAAAGTTAAGGAAACGTTTACAATTGGTAGAGGTCGACATTATTACGTATGGAATAATATACCATCCACACCTGTCAACGGCTGGCTGTCAAATCCAAGGGGCTGTTATGAGGAGTATGAGAG AAAACTTCGCCAATCGTCTAGCTGTATTAACAGACTTAGCAGCCAAACACCCTGCTCTGAGAGATAGTTACCTGATGAAAAGTCAAACCGCAGCCCAGAAGTTTGATGTCATAACAGATGCAGCTCAGGTACAACGCCATTTAGAGGAGTTACAGATTACCATGGATACCGTGGAACAGCAGATTAAAAGTGTCAAGGAAG CGAGTCCTGACATTGCTGATGACCTCTGGTTGTTTGGTCCAATGTACACTGTGGCAGACATCAGTCTGACTGTGTTACTTAGTAGATTGGCTCTCCTTGGTCTGGACAAGACATACTTCTCACAGGATAAACATCCATATACACACAACTactacaatcaagtcaaacaaaGGCTTACCTATCAAATGATACAAAAAGAGATTGCTAATCTGAGAATGACACTATTGTGGGAAAATTTAAAGACTGCTTCCCCCTATATTGCTGGTGTTATTTGTCTTGGGACAGCTGCAGCAATAGCTTACTCTGTCTATAAGAAATGGAATGACTGA